The following are encoded together in the Chiroxiphia lanceolata isolate bChiLan1 chromosome 8, bChiLan1.pri, whole genome shotgun sequence genome:
- the CRTAC1 gene encoding cartilage acidic protein 1 isoform X5, with product MRSRRRGGAGRTPWPVSKMLALCLLSLAWISEGFQRSEPMFTAVTDRLLPPDYDSNPTQLNYGVAVTDLDADGDFEIVVAGYNGPNLVLKYDKAQGRLVNVAEDERGSPYYALRDRQGHAIGVTACDIDGDGREEIYFLNTNNAFSGMATYTDKLFKLRNGRWEDILSDEVNQDVASRFAGRSVACVDRTGSGRYSIYIANYASGNVGPHALIEMDVAASDPARGVVVLMDVSAQAGVSKYTGGRGVAVGPILSDSASDIFCGNENSPNFLFRNWGDGTYRDVAAAVGLDDPYQHGRGVALADFNRDGRVDIVYGNWNGPHRLYLQSGAPGRIRFRDIATPKFSMPSPVRTVIAADFDNDQELEVFFNNIAYRGSSANRLFRLIRREYSDPIVEELNPGDALEPDGRGTGGAVTDFDGDGMLDLILSHGESMAQPISIFKGTQGRSNNWLRVIPRTRFGAFARGAKVVLFTRRSGAHLRIIDGGSGYLCEMEPVAHFGLGHDEASSLEVTWPDGRVVSRAVASSETNSVLEVPYPLDVEEPLMPAPLETQMSALSSPLSVPGTSPSASTPMAGTAVAATSAAAGALNPTRMAQLVWTSTSVLRACTTAASSAPTPLGHTPAAATQASVPLILLPAGAWT from the exons GTGTCCAAGATGCTGGCACTGTGCCTACTGTCCCTGGCCTGGATCAGTGAGGGCTTCCAGCGCAGCGAGCCCATGTTCACAGCCGTCACCGACCGCCTCCTCCCACCTGACTACGACAGCAACCCCACACAGCTCAACTATGGTGTGGCTGTCACTGACCTGGATGCTGACGGTGACTTCGAGATTGTGGTGGCAGG GTACAACGGCCCCAACCTGGTGCTCAAGTATGACAAGGCCCAGGGGCGGCTGGTGAACGTGGCAGAGGATGAGCGGGGCTCCCCATACTATGCGCTGCGGGACCGTCAGGGCCACGCCATCGGTGTGACAGCCTGTGACATCGATGGCGATGGCCGTGAGGAGATCTACTTCCTCAACACCAACAATGCCTTCTCTG GCATGGCCACCTACACAGACAAGCTCTTCAAGCTCCGTAATGGGCGCTGGGAGGACATCCTGAGCGATGAGGTGAACCAGGACGTGGCTAGCCGCTTTGCTGGGCGTTCTGTTGCCTGCGTGGACCGGACG ggctcCGGAAGGTACTCCATTTACATCGCCAACTATGCCAGCGGCAATGTGGGCCCCCATGCCCTGATTGAGATGGATGTGGCTGCCAGCGATCCCGCCCGTGGTGTCGTGGTGCTGATGGACGTGTCTGCCCAGGCTGGCGTCAGCAAGTACACAG GGGGCCGTGGAGTGGCTGTGGGCCCCATCCTGAGTGACAGTGCCTCTGACATATTCTGCGGTAATGAAAACAGCCCCAATTTCCTCTTCCGCAACTGGGGGGATGGGACGTACAGGGACGTGGCGGCTGCTGTGG ggctggatgaCCCCTACCAGCACGGACGCGGTGTGGCGCTGGCTGACTTCAACCGTGACGGCCGAGTGGACATCGTCTATGGCAACTGGAACGGGCCGCACCGCCTCTACCTACAGAGTGGAGCCCCTGGGCGCATCCGATTCCGG GACATCGCCACCCCCAAGTTCTCCATGCCATCCCCCGTCCGCACTGTCATTGCAGCTGACTTTGACAATgaccaggagctggaggttTTCTTCAACAACATCGCTTACCGCGGCTCCTCTGCCAACCGCCTCTTCCG GCTCATCCGCAGGGAATACTCAGACCCCATCGTGGAAGAGCTGAATCCAGGGGATGCACTGGAACCTGATGGACGGGGCACGG GAGGTGCAGTGACAGATTTTGATGGCGATGGGATGCTGGACCTCATCCTATCCCATGGTGAGTCCATGGCACAGCCGATCTCCATCTTCAAGGGCACTCAG GGCAGAAGCAACAATTGGTTGCGAGTCATTCCCCGCACCCGCTTCGGGGCCTTTGCGCGGGGGGCCAAAGTGGTGCTGTTCACGCGACGCAGCGGGGCCCACCTGCGCATCATCGATGGCGGTTCGGGGTATCTCTGCGAGATGGAGCCCGTGGCACACTTTGGACTGG GGCATGACGAAGCCAGCAGCCTGGAGGTGACCTGGCCAGATGGCCGTGTGGTGTCACGAGCTGTGGCCAGCAGTGAGACCAACTCTGTCCTGGAGGTCCCCTACCCCCTGGATGTAGAGGAGCCACTCATGCCTGCCCCGCTGGAG ACACAAATGAGTGCACTGAGTTCCCCTTTGTCTGTCCCCGGGACAAGCCCATCTGCATCAACACCTATGGCGGGTACCGCTGTCGCAGCAACAAGCGCTGCAGCCGGGGCTTTGAACCCAACGAGGATGGCACAGCTTGTGTGG ACATCGACGAGTGTGCTCAGGGCTTGCACAactgcagccagctctgcaccAACACCCCTGGGGCACACACCTGCCGCTGCCACCCAGGCTTCCGTCCCCTTGATCCTGCTGCCAGCCGGTGCCTGG ACATAG
- the CRTAC1 gene encoding cartilage acidic protein 1 isoform X4: MRSRRRGGAGRTPWPVSKMLALCLLSLAWISEGFQRSEPMFTAVTDRLLPPDYDSNPTQLNYGVAVTDLDADGDFEIVVAGYNGPNLVLKYDKAQGRLVNVAEDERGSPYYALRDRQGHAIGVTACDIDGDGREEIYFLNTNNAFSGMATYTDKLFKLRNGRWEDILSDEVNQDVASRFAGRSVACVDRTGSGRYSIYIANYASGNVGPHALIEMDVAASDPARGVVVLMDVSAQAGVSKYTGGRGVAVGPILSDSASDIFCGNENSPNFLFRNWGDGTYRDVAAAVGLDDPYQHGRGVALADFNRDGRVDIVYGNWNGPHRLYLQSGAPGRIRFRDIATPKFSMPSPVRTVIAADFDNDQELEVFFNNIAYRGSSANRLFRLIRREYSDPIVEELNPGDALEPDGRGTGGAVTDFDGDGMLDLILSHGESMAQPISIFKGTQGRSNNWLRVIPRTRFGAFARGAKVVLFTRRSGAHLRIIDGGSGYLCEMEPVAHFGLGHDEASSLEVTWPDGRVVSRAVASSETNSVLEVPYPLDVEEPLMPAPLETQMSALSSPLSVPGTSPSASTPMAGTAVAATSAAAGALNPTRMAQLVWTSTSVLRACTTAASSAPTPLGHTPAAATQASVPLILLPAGAWEFVE, translated from the exons GTGTCCAAGATGCTGGCACTGTGCCTACTGTCCCTGGCCTGGATCAGTGAGGGCTTCCAGCGCAGCGAGCCCATGTTCACAGCCGTCACCGACCGCCTCCTCCCACCTGACTACGACAGCAACCCCACACAGCTCAACTATGGTGTGGCTGTCACTGACCTGGATGCTGACGGTGACTTCGAGATTGTGGTGGCAGG GTACAACGGCCCCAACCTGGTGCTCAAGTATGACAAGGCCCAGGGGCGGCTGGTGAACGTGGCAGAGGATGAGCGGGGCTCCCCATACTATGCGCTGCGGGACCGTCAGGGCCACGCCATCGGTGTGACAGCCTGTGACATCGATGGCGATGGCCGTGAGGAGATCTACTTCCTCAACACCAACAATGCCTTCTCTG GCATGGCCACCTACACAGACAAGCTCTTCAAGCTCCGTAATGGGCGCTGGGAGGACATCCTGAGCGATGAGGTGAACCAGGACGTGGCTAGCCGCTTTGCTGGGCGTTCTGTTGCCTGCGTGGACCGGACG ggctcCGGAAGGTACTCCATTTACATCGCCAACTATGCCAGCGGCAATGTGGGCCCCCATGCCCTGATTGAGATGGATGTGGCTGCCAGCGATCCCGCCCGTGGTGTCGTGGTGCTGATGGACGTGTCTGCCCAGGCTGGCGTCAGCAAGTACACAG GGGGCCGTGGAGTGGCTGTGGGCCCCATCCTGAGTGACAGTGCCTCTGACATATTCTGCGGTAATGAAAACAGCCCCAATTTCCTCTTCCGCAACTGGGGGGATGGGACGTACAGGGACGTGGCGGCTGCTGTGG ggctggatgaCCCCTACCAGCACGGACGCGGTGTGGCGCTGGCTGACTTCAACCGTGACGGCCGAGTGGACATCGTCTATGGCAACTGGAACGGGCCGCACCGCCTCTACCTACAGAGTGGAGCCCCTGGGCGCATCCGATTCCGG GACATCGCCACCCCCAAGTTCTCCATGCCATCCCCCGTCCGCACTGTCATTGCAGCTGACTTTGACAATgaccaggagctggaggttTTCTTCAACAACATCGCTTACCGCGGCTCCTCTGCCAACCGCCTCTTCCG GCTCATCCGCAGGGAATACTCAGACCCCATCGTGGAAGAGCTGAATCCAGGGGATGCACTGGAACCTGATGGACGGGGCACGG GAGGTGCAGTGACAGATTTTGATGGCGATGGGATGCTGGACCTCATCCTATCCCATGGTGAGTCCATGGCACAGCCGATCTCCATCTTCAAGGGCACTCAG GGCAGAAGCAACAATTGGTTGCGAGTCATTCCCCGCACCCGCTTCGGGGCCTTTGCGCGGGGGGCCAAAGTGGTGCTGTTCACGCGACGCAGCGGGGCCCACCTGCGCATCATCGATGGCGGTTCGGGGTATCTCTGCGAGATGGAGCCCGTGGCACACTTTGGACTGG GGCATGACGAAGCCAGCAGCCTGGAGGTGACCTGGCCAGATGGCCGTGTGGTGTCACGAGCTGTGGCCAGCAGTGAGACCAACTCTGTCCTGGAGGTCCCCTACCCCCTGGATGTAGAGGAGCCACTCATGCCTGCCCCGCTGGAG ACACAAATGAGTGCACTGAGTTCCCCTTTGTCTGTCCCCGGGACAAGCCCATCTGCATCAACACCTATGGCGGGTACCGCTGTCGCAGCAACAAGCGCTGCAGCCGGGGCTTTGAACCCAACGAGGATGGCACAGCTTGTGTGG ACATCGACGAGTGTGCTCAGGGCTTGCACAactgcagccagctctgcaccAACACCCCTGGGGCACACACCTGCCGCTGCCACCCAGGCTTCCGTCCCCTTGATCCTGCTGCCAGCCGGTGCCTGG GAGTTTGTGGAGTAA
- the CRTAC1 gene encoding cartilage acidic protein 1 isoform X2, with protein sequence MRSRRRGGAGRTPWPVSKMLALCLLSLAWISEGFQRSEPMFTAVTDRLLPPDYDSNPTQLNYGVAVTDLDADGDFEIVVAGYNGPNLVLKYDKAQGRLVNVAEDERGSPYYALRDRQGHAIGVTACDIDGDGREEIYFLNTNNAFSGMATYTDKLFKLRNGRWEDILSDEVNQDVASRFAGRSVACVDRTGSGRYSIYIANYASGNVGPHALIEMDVAASDPARGVVVLMDVSAQAGVSKYTGGRGVAVGPILSDSASDIFCGNENSPNFLFRNWGDGTYRDVAAAVGLDDPYQHGRGVALADFNRDGRVDIVYGNWNGPHRLYLQSGAPGRIRFRDIATPKFSMPSPVRTVIAADFDNDQELEVFFNNIAYRGSSANRLFRLIRREYSDPIVEELNPGDALEPDGRGTGGAVTDFDGDGMLDLILSHGESMAQPISIFKGTQGRSNNWLRVIPRTRFGAFARGAKVVLFTRRSGAHLRIIDGGSGYLCEMEPVAHFGLGHDEASSLEVTWPDGRVVSRAVASSETNSVLEVPYPLDVEEPLMPAPLECGQGFSQHENGRCVDTNECTEFPFVCPRDKPICINTYGGYRCRSNKRCSRGFEPNEDGTACVDIDECAQGLHNCSQLCTNTPGAHTCRCHPGFRPLDPAASRCLDIDECQAQPGPCDHICHNTHGSFHCHCHRGFSLGAGGRCQRN encoded by the exons GTGTCCAAGATGCTGGCACTGTGCCTACTGTCCCTGGCCTGGATCAGTGAGGGCTTCCAGCGCAGCGAGCCCATGTTCACAGCCGTCACCGACCGCCTCCTCCCACCTGACTACGACAGCAACCCCACACAGCTCAACTATGGTGTGGCTGTCACTGACCTGGATGCTGACGGTGACTTCGAGATTGTGGTGGCAGG GTACAACGGCCCCAACCTGGTGCTCAAGTATGACAAGGCCCAGGGGCGGCTGGTGAACGTGGCAGAGGATGAGCGGGGCTCCCCATACTATGCGCTGCGGGACCGTCAGGGCCACGCCATCGGTGTGACAGCCTGTGACATCGATGGCGATGGCCGTGAGGAGATCTACTTCCTCAACACCAACAATGCCTTCTCTG GCATGGCCACCTACACAGACAAGCTCTTCAAGCTCCGTAATGGGCGCTGGGAGGACATCCTGAGCGATGAGGTGAACCAGGACGTGGCTAGCCGCTTTGCTGGGCGTTCTGTTGCCTGCGTGGACCGGACG ggctcCGGAAGGTACTCCATTTACATCGCCAACTATGCCAGCGGCAATGTGGGCCCCCATGCCCTGATTGAGATGGATGTGGCTGCCAGCGATCCCGCCCGTGGTGTCGTGGTGCTGATGGACGTGTCTGCCCAGGCTGGCGTCAGCAAGTACACAG GGGGCCGTGGAGTGGCTGTGGGCCCCATCCTGAGTGACAGTGCCTCTGACATATTCTGCGGTAATGAAAACAGCCCCAATTTCCTCTTCCGCAACTGGGGGGATGGGACGTACAGGGACGTGGCGGCTGCTGTGG ggctggatgaCCCCTACCAGCACGGACGCGGTGTGGCGCTGGCTGACTTCAACCGTGACGGCCGAGTGGACATCGTCTATGGCAACTGGAACGGGCCGCACCGCCTCTACCTACAGAGTGGAGCCCCTGGGCGCATCCGATTCCGG GACATCGCCACCCCCAAGTTCTCCATGCCATCCCCCGTCCGCACTGTCATTGCAGCTGACTTTGACAATgaccaggagctggaggttTTCTTCAACAACATCGCTTACCGCGGCTCCTCTGCCAACCGCCTCTTCCG GCTCATCCGCAGGGAATACTCAGACCCCATCGTGGAAGAGCTGAATCCAGGGGATGCACTGGAACCTGATGGACGGGGCACGG GAGGTGCAGTGACAGATTTTGATGGCGATGGGATGCTGGACCTCATCCTATCCCATGGTGAGTCCATGGCACAGCCGATCTCCATCTTCAAGGGCACTCAG GGCAGAAGCAACAATTGGTTGCGAGTCATTCCCCGCACCCGCTTCGGGGCCTTTGCGCGGGGGGCCAAAGTGGTGCTGTTCACGCGACGCAGCGGGGCCCACCTGCGCATCATCGATGGCGGTTCGGGGTATCTCTGCGAGATGGAGCCCGTGGCACACTTTGGACTGG GGCATGACGAAGCCAGCAGCCTGGAGGTGACCTGGCCAGATGGCCGTGTGGTGTCACGAGCTGTGGCCAGCAGTGAGACCAACTCTGTCCTGGAGGTCCCCTACCCCCTGGATGTAGAGGAGCCACTCATGCCTGCCCCGCTGGAG TGCGGGCAGGGATTCTCCCAGCACGAGAATGGACGCTGTGTAG ACACAAATGAGTGCACTGAGTTCCCCTTTGTCTGTCCCCGGGACAAGCCCATCTGCATCAACACCTATGGCGGGTACCGCTGTCGCAGCAACAAGCGCTGCAGCCGGGGCTTTGAACCCAACGAGGATGGCACAGCTTGTGTGG ACATCGACGAGTGTGCTCAGGGCTTGCACAactgcagccagctctgcaccAACACCCCTGGGGCACACACCTGCCGCTGCCACCCAGGCTTCCGTCCCCTTGATCCTGCTGCCAGCCGGTGCCTGG ACATAGATGAatgccaggcacagcctggcccCTGTGACCATATCTGCCACAACACCCACGGCTCCTTCCACTGCCACTGTCACCGCGGCTTCTCCCTGGGCGCCGGTGGGCGCTGCCAGCGCAACtag
- the CRTAC1 gene encoding cartilage acidic protein 1 isoform X1 translates to MRSRRRGGAGRTPWPVSKMLALCLLSLAWISEGFQRSEPMFTAVTDRLLPPDYDSNPTQLNYGVAVTDLDADGDFEIVVAGYNGPNLVLKYDKAQGRLVNVAEDERGSPYYALRDRQGHAIGVTACDIDGDGREEIYFLNTNNAFSGMATYTDKLFKLRNGRWEDILSDEVNQDVASRFAGRSVACVDRTGSGRYSIYIANYASGNVGPHALIEMDVAASDPARGVVVLMDVSAQAGVSKYTGGRGVAVGPILSDSASDIFCGNENSPNFLFRNWGDGTYRDVAAAVGLDDPYQHGRGVALADFNRDGRVDIVYGNWNGPHRLYLQSGAPGRIRFRDIATPKFSMPSPVRTVIAADFDNDQELEVFFNNIAYRGSSANRLFRLIRREYSDPIVEELNPGDALEPDGRGTGGAVTDFDGDGMLDLILSHGESMAQPISIFKGTQGRSNNWLRVIPRTRFGAFARGAKVVLFTRRSGAHLRIIDGGSGYLCEMEPVAHFGLGHDEASSLEVTWPDGRVVSRAVASSETNSVLEVPYPLDVEEPLMPAPLECGQGFSQHENGRCVDTNECTEFPFVCPRDKPICINTYGGYRCRSNKRCSRGFEPNEDGTACVDIDECAQGLHNCSQLCTNTPGAHTCRCHPGFRPLDPAASRCLGVCGVRRHLPPSSLGTSSGRTTCLHVPDIDECQAQPGPCDHICHNTHGSFHCHCHRGFSLGAGGRCQRN, encoded by the exons GTGTCCAAGATGCTGGCACTGTGCCTACTGTCCCTGGCCTGGATCAGTGAGGGCTTCCAGCGCAGCGAGCCCATGTTCACAGCCGTCACCGACCGCCTCCTCCCACCTGACTACGACAGCAACCCCACACAGCTCAACTATGGTGTGGCTGTCACTGACCTGGATGCTGACGGTGACTTCGAGATTGTGGTGGCAGG GTACAACGGCCCCAACCTGGTGCTCAAGTATGACAAGGCCCAGGGGCGGCTGGTGAACGTGGCAGAGGATGAGCGGGGCTCCCCATACTATGCGCTGCGGGACCGTCAGGGCCACGCCATCGGTGTGACAGCCTGTGACATCGATGGCGATGGCCGTGAGGAGATCTACTTCCTCAACACCAACAATGCCTTCTCTG GCATGGCCACCTACACAGACAAGCTCTTCAAGCTCCGTAATGGGCGCTGGGAGGACATCCTGAGCGATGAGGTGAACCAGGACGTGGCTAGCCGCTTTGCTGGGCGTTCTGTTGCCTGCGTGGACCGGACG ggctcCGGAAGGTACTCCATTTACATCGCCAACTATGCCAGCGGCAATGTGGGCCCCCATGCCCTGATTGAGATGGATGTGGCTGCCAGCGATCCCGCCCGTGGTGTCGTGGTGCTGATGGACGTGTCTGCCCAGGCTGGCGTCAGCAAGTACACAG GGGGCCGTGGAGTGGCTGTGGGCCCCATCCTGAGTGACAGTGCCTCTGACATATTCTGCGGTAATGAAAACAGCCCCAATTTCCTCTTCCGCAACTGGGGGGATGGGACGTACAGGGACGTGGCGGCTGCTGTGG ggctggatgaCCCCTACCAGCACGGACGCGGTGTGGCGCTGGCTGACTTCAACCGTGACGGCCGAGTGGACATCGTCTATGGCAACTGGAACGGGCCGCACCGCCTCTACCTACAGAGTGGAGCCCCTGGGCGCATCCGATTCCGG GACATCGCCACCCCCAAGTTCTCCATGCCATCCCCCGTCCGCACTGTCATTGCAGCTGACTTTGACAATgaccaggagctggaggttTTCTTCAACAACATCGCTTACCGCGGCTCCTCTGCCAACCGCCTCTTCCG GCTCATCCGCAGGGAATACTCAGACCCCATCGTGGAAGAGCTGAATCCAGGGGATGCACTGGAACCTGATGGACGGGGCACGG GAGGTGCAGTGACAGATTTTGATGGCGATGGGATGCTGGACCTCATCCTATCCCATGGTGAGTCCATGGCACAGCCGATCTCCATCTTCAAGGGCACTCAG GGCAGAAGCAACAATTGGTTGCGAGTCATTCCCCGCACCCGCTTCGGGGCCTTTGCGCGGGGGGCCAAAGTGGTGCTGTTCACGCGACGCAGCGGGGCCCACCTGCGCATCATCGATGGCGGTTCGGGGTATCTCTGCGAGATGGAGCCCGTGGCACACTTTGGACTGG GGCATGACGAAGCCAGCAGCCTGGAGGTGACCTGGCCAGATGGCCGTGTGGTGTCACGAGCTGTGGCCAGCAGTGAGACCAACTCTGTCCTGGAGGTCCCCTACCCCCTGGATGTAGAGGAGCCACTCATGCCTGCCCCGCTGGAG TGCGGGCAGGGATTCTCCCAGCACGAGAATGGACGCTGTGTAG ACACAAATGAGTGCACTGAGTTCCCCTTTGTCTGTCCCCGGGACAAGCCCATCTGCATCAACACCTATGGCGGGTACCGCTGTCGCAGCAACAAGCGCTGCAGCCGGGGCTTTGAACCCAACGAGGATGGCACAGCTTGTGTGG ACATCGACGAGTGTGCTCAGGGCTTGCACAactgcagccagctctgcaccAACACCCCTGGGGCACACACCTGCCGCTGCCACCCAGGCTTCCGTCCCCTTGATCCTGCTGCCAGCCGGTGCCTGG GAGTTTGTGGAGTAAGAAGGCATCTGCCACCCAGCAGCCTTGGGACAAGCAGTGGCAGGACCACCTGCCTTCATGTCCCAG ACATAGATGAatgccaggcacagcctggcccCTGTGACCATATCTGCCACAACACCCACGGCTCCTTCCACTGCCACTGTCACCGCGGCTTCTCCCTGGGCGCCGGTGGGCGCTGCCAGCGCAACtag
- the CRTAC1 gene encoding cartilage acidic protein 1 isoform X3 encodes MRSRRRGGAGRTPWPVSKMLALCLLSLAWISEGFQRSEPMFTAVTDRLLPPDYDSNPTQLNYGVAVTDLDADGDFEIVVAGYNGPNLVLKYDKAQGRLVNVAEDERGSPYYALRDRQGHAIGVTACDIDGDGREEIYFLNTNNAFSGMATYTDKLFKLRNGRWEDILSDEVNQDVASRFAGRSVACVDRTGSGRYSIYIANYASGNVGPHALIEMDVAASDPARGVVVLMDVSAQAGVSKYTGGRGVAVGPILSDSASDIFCGNENSPNFLFRNWGDGTYRDVAAAVGLDDPYQHGRGVALADFNRDGRVDIVYGNWNGPHRLYLQSGAPGRIRFRDIATPKFSMPSPVRTVIAADFDNDQELEVFFNNIAYRGSSANRLFRLIRREYSDPIVEELNPGDALEPDGRGTGGAVTDFDGDGMLDLILSHGESMAQPISIFKGTQGRSNNWLRVIPRTRFGAFARGAKVVLFTRRSGAHLRIIDGGSGYLCEMEPVAHFGLGHDEASSLEVTWPDGRVVSRAVASSETNSVLEVPYPLDVEEPLMPAPLECGQGFSQHENGRCVDTNECTEFPFVCPRDKPICINTYGGYRCRSNKRCSRGFEPNEDGTACVARVAFFGGYPSAGSWPRLPHSALLPLVLGLCLCLYAL; translated from the exons GTGTCCAAGATGCTGGCACTGTGCCTACTGTCCCTGGCCTGGATCAGTGAGGGCTTCCAGCGCAGCGAGCCCATGTTCACAGCCGTCACCGACCGCCTCCTCCCACCTGACTACGACAGCAACCCCACACAGCTCAACTATGGTGTGGCTGTCACTGACCTGGATGCTGACGGTGACTTCGAGATTGTGGTGGCAGG GTACAACGGCCCCAACCTGGTGCTCAAGTATGACAAGGCCCAGGGGCGGCTGGTGAACGTGGCAGAGGATGAGCGGGGCTCCCCATACTATGCGCTGCGGGACCGTCAGGGCCACGCCATCGGTGTGACAGCCTGTGACATCGATGGCGATGGCCGTGAGGAGATCTACTTCCTCAACACCAACAATGCCTTCTCTG GCATGGCCACCTACACAGACAAGCTCTTCAAGCTCCGTAATGGGCGCTGGGAGGACATCCTGAGCGATGAGGTGAACCAGGACGTGGCTAGCCGCTTTGCTGGGCGTTCTGTTGCCTGCGTGGACCGGACG ggctcCGGAAGGTACTCCATTTACATCGCCAACTATGCCAGCGGCAATGTGGGCCCCCATGCCCTGATTGAGATGGATGTGGCTGCCAGCGATCCCGCCCGTGGTGTCGTGGTGCTGATGGACGTGTCTGCCCAGGCTGGCGTCAGCAAGTACACAG GGGGCCGTGGAGTGGCTGTGGGCCCCATCCTGAGTGACAGTGCCTCTGACATATTCTGCGGTAATGAAAACAGCCCCAATTTCCTCTTCCGCAACTGGGGGGATGGGACGTACAGGGACGTGGCGGCTGCTGTGG ggctggatgaCCCCTACCAGCACGGACGCGGTGTGGCGCTGGCTGACTTCAACCGTGACGGCCGAGTGGACATCGTCTATGGCAACTGGAACGGGCCGCACCGCCTCTACCTACAGAGTGGAGCCCCTGGGCGCATCCGATTCCGG GACATCGCCACCCCCAAGTTCTCCATGCCATCCCCCGTCCGCACTGTCATTGCAGCTGACTTTGACAATgaccaggagctggaggttTTCTTCAACAACATCGCTTACCGCGGCTCCTCTGCCAACCGCCTCTTCCG GCTCATCCGCAGGGAATACTCAGACCCCATCGTGGAAGAGCTGAATCCAGGGGATGCACTGGAACCTGATGGACGGGGCACGG GAGGTGCAGTGACAGATTTTGATGGCGATGGGATGCTGGACCTCATCCTATCCCATGGTGAGTCCATGGCACAGCCGATCTCCATCTTCAAGGGCACTCAG GGCAGAAGCAACAATTGGTTGCGAGTCATTCCCCGCACCCGCTTCGGGGCCTTTGCGCGGGGGGCCAAAGTGGTGCTGTTCACGCGACGCAGCGGGGCCCACCTGCGCATCATCGATGGCGGTTCGGGGTATCTCTGCGAGATGGAGCCCGTGGCACACTTTGGACTGG GGCATGACGAAGCCAGCAGCCTGGAGGTGACCTGGCCAGATGGCCGTGTGGTGTCACGAGCTGTGGCCAGCAGTGAGACCAACTCTGTCCTGGAGGTCCCCTACCCCCTGGATGTAGAGGAGCCACTCATGCCTGCCCCGCTGGAG TGCGGGCAGGGATTCTCCCAGCACGAGAATGGACGCTGTGTAG ACACAAATGAGTGCACTGAGTTCCCCTTTGTCTGTCCCCGGGACAAGCCCATCTGCATCAACACCTATGGCGGGTACCGCTGTCGCAGCAACAAGCGCTGCAGCCGGGGCTTTGAACCCAACGAGGATGGCACAGCTTGTGTGG CTCGAGTGGCCTTTTTTGGGGGATACccctctgctgggagctggccCAGGCTCCCCCACAGTGCCCTCCTCCCTCTAGTTCTCGGACTCTGCCTTTGCCTCTATGCACTTTAA